A genomic region of Ovis aries strain OAR_USU_Benz2616 breed Rambouillet chromosome 20, ARS-UI_Ramb_v3.0, whole genome shotgun sequence contains the following coding sequences:
- the HMGN4 gene encoding high mobility group nucleosome-binding domain-containing protein 4 encodes MPKRKAKGDAKGDKGKVKDEPQRRSARLSAKPALPKPEPRPKKAPAKKGEKLAKRRKGKAEVGKDGNNPAKNRDASTVQSQKAEGTGDAK; translated from the coding sequence ATGCCCAAgagaaaggcaaaaggagatgccAAAGGTGACAAAGGGAAGGTGAAGGATGAGCCACAGAGGAGATCAGCACGGTTGTCTGCTAAACCTGCCCTTCCAAAACCAGAGCCCAGGCCAAAAAAGGCCCCTgcaaagaagggagagaagctggccaaaaggagaaagggaaaagcagAAGTCGGCAAGGATGGGAACAACCCTGCGAAAAACCGAGATGCCTCTACAGTCCAGTCACAGAAAGCAGAAGGCACTGGGGATGCTAAATGA